The Papaver somniferum cultivar HN1 chromosome 3, ASM357369v1, whole genome shotgun sequence genome includes a region encoding these proteins:
- the LOC113360473 gene encoding uncharacterized protein LOC113360473: MRLWQQLCLQDLTVPWLIIGDFNCVLRGDEKKGGKEPHTSCINEFSDWMDDNNLFEADSLGCKLTWTNGQSGTRRILSKLDRAIINEAWLNKFANWRRKALPREVSDHSTLFGFPFVALRPKHAPFRIQKMRFTHPDFLRMVKASWNAPVYGNPDFLFPFTLKRLKEAIKLWNQTVFGNVNTRFKQAQLKFEVASRNYDEDPHDE; encoded by the coding sequence ATGAGGCTTTGGCAACAATTATGTTTACAGGACTTGACTGTGCCATGGTTGATTATAGGGGATTTTAACTGTGTTTTGCGTGGTGATGAGAAAAAAGGAGGTAAGGAACCTCATACTTCTTGTATAAATGAATTCAGTGATTGGATGGATGACAATAATTTGTTTGAAGCGGATTCGTTGGGTTGTAAACTCACTTGGACGAATGGACAATCTGGTACAAGACGTATTCTTAgcaagttggatcgtgctattattaatgaagcCTGGTTAAATAAATTTGCGAATTGGCGGCGTAAAGCTCTTCCAAGGGAggtttctgaccattcgactctttTTGGTTTTCCTTTTGTTGCTCTAAGGCCAAAACATgctccttttagaattcagaagATGAGGTTTACACATCCTGATTTTTTGAGAATGGTTAAAGCTTCTTGGAATGCTCCGGTCTATGGAAATCctgattttctttttcctttcacaTTGAAGCGTTTGAAGGAAGCAATTAAATTGTGGAATCAAACAGTTTTTGGTAATGTTAATACTCGTTTTAAGCAGGCTCAACTTAAATTTGAGGTGGCTAGTAGGAATTATGATGAGGATCCTCATGATGAatag
- the LOC113360474 gene encoding uncharacterized protein LOC113360474: MLGDSSARLVLCGLNNFFFNIFTKIVASRLGGVLDKLISEEYVAFMKGRNIHENITVASEMVNELKVKRKDGMKTVQNLLNLLGMYQRASGHTVCRQKIKIYFGGGVLRRRQDIADLTGMGIASLPDRYLGVKIMPGAVKYHHISNVVDKIKNQLAVWKGILLSFQDRVVLVNSVIARYSIHNMDVYKWPRKFIYQCEREIHNFLWSGDAEISRAFVVSYDKVCSPVKEGGLGISRLATTNKAMLTKL, from the exons ATGTTGGGAGATAGTTCAGCAAGACTTGTTTTGTGCG GTCtcaataattttttctttaacaTTTTTACTAAGATTGTTGCTTCTAGATTGGGTGGAGTTTTGGATAAGCTAATCTCGGAAGAATATGTTGCCTTTATGAAgggtagaaatattcatgaaaatattactGTTGCTTCAGAAATGGTAAATGAACTTAAAGTTAAGCGCAAGGATG gtatgaaaactgTGCAAAATCTTCTTAATCTGCTGGGAATGTATCAACGTGCTTCCGGGCATACTGTCTGTAGACAAAAAATCAAGATTTATTTTGGTGGAGGAGTTCTTCGTAGAAGACAAGATATTGCTGATTTAACTGGTATGGGTATTGCCTCTCTTCCAGATAGATATTTGGGTGTTAAAATTATGCCCGGTGCTGTGAAATATCATCATATTAGTAATGTGGttgataaaattaaaaatcaacttGCTGTTTGGAAGGGAatacttttatcttttcaagACCGTGTTGTTCTTGTGAATTCGGTGATTGCTAGATATTCCATTCATAACATGGATGTGTACAAATGGCCACGTAAATTCATTTATCAATGTGAAAGGGAAATTCACAATTTCTTATGGTCTGGAGATGCGGAGATAAGTCGTGCTTTTGTTGTTTCCTATGACAAAGTTTGCTCTCCCGTTAAGGAAGGAGGGCTTGGTATTTCTAGATTGGCTACTACCAATAAAGCCATGCTAACGAAACTCTGA